A single genomic interval of Daucus carota subsp. sativus chromosome 1, DH1 v3.0, whole genome shotgun sequence harbors:
- the LOC135151177 gene encoding uncharacterized protein LOC135151177, protein MSSSRSANTYTLNSHYIQHIVVESCMPMFKNLVLDLDKVQYTCWSILFRDTARTHNLLHHIDPSVPGPILSTAIILLSKRDDVSQDALVLTWIYATISPCLLARLLTRNCTTAMDAWACLRDMCQQHVPKKRRLMSNSQVDIKEKLVESCVSRFKNVVLDLYRIQFTCWSSLFRDTARDHNLLHRIDPSFGTPPNVSTDHDMIIQDAVVVAWIYATISPYLLARLLTQKSSTCAMDVWARLQDMCQQHETAMEKKRSFQFYLNELNRGLGNTTSDDDGTVDLISKLPDDVLVYMLSLVNDMKIVGRTSLLSKRWTHVWTNLMDLDFSDPVTAATLKDCRMLSDMYIFADRVFVDWVNRVIRANRAPYLNTFRICFPLHSSYAVYFQNWINFAFGKEVRNLVLVFGYYAYPNINFLNIFTSDPALILNTTLKTLYLESVSIKGPLLQWVLTNCLNLQRLSVHGCRASPDDAASSKHHQRLMVSSLTVKHVEFVCCLKLLNIKTLHLSAPNLTSIVVNDNEVDVEYHSIPSLVDATFGGSYFPHLDTLCSFSSQLEKLSIEWCKVSSLHAVVYVLLIG, encoded by the coding sequence ATGCCAATGTTCAAAAATCTCGTTCTTGATCTCGACAAAGTCCAATATACTTGTTGGTCCATTCTTTTTCGTGACACTGCTCGAACTCATAATCTTCTCCATCATATTGATCCTTCTGTTCCTGGTCCAATACTCTCTACTGCTATCATCCTACTCAGTAAACGTGATGACGTCAGTCAAGACGCGCTCGTTCTCACGTGGATTTATGCCACCATCTCTCCTTGTTTGCTTGCTAGGTTGCTCACTAGAAATTGTACTACAGCCATGGATGCATGGGCATGTTTACGCGATATGTGTCAACAACATGTCCCGAAGAAGAGAAGGTTGATGAGTAATAGTCAGGTggatataaaagaaaaattggtAGAGTCATGTGTGTCAAGATTTAAGAATGTGGTTCTTGATCTTTACAGAATCCAATTCACTTGTTGGTCTAGTCTTTTTCGTGATACTGCTAGGGATCATAATCTTCTCCATCGGATTGATCCAAGTTTTGGTACCCCGCCTAATGTTAGTACTGATCATGACATGATAATTCAAGATGCTGTTGTTGTTGCATGGATATATGCCACCATCTCTCCTTATTTACTTGCAAGATTACTGACTCAGAAATCATCGACTTGTGCAATGGATGTTTGGGCACGTCTCCAAGATATGTGTCAACAACATGAGACCGCCATGGAGAAGAAAAGGTcctttcaattttatttaaatgaattaAATCGGGGTTTGGGGAATACTACTAGTGATGATGATGGTACTGTTGATTTAATAAGCAAGTTACCGGATGATGTGCTCGTCTACATGCTATCTTTAGTCAATGATATGAAAATAGTGGGAAGAACCAGCCTTCTTTCCAAGAGGTGGACTCATGTGTGGACTAACCTCATGGATCTAGATTTCAGTGATCCGGTAACTGCTGCCACTCTAAAAGACTGTCGGATGCTTTctgatatgtatatatttgcTGACAGGGTTTTTGTTGATTGGGTTAACCGGGTTATAAGGGCAAATCGAGCTCCATATCTCAATACCTTCCGGATATGTTTTCCCCTCCATAGTTCTTATGCTGTTTATTTTCAGAACTGGATCAATTTTGCCTTTGGTAAAGAGGTTCGCAATTTGGTTCTTGTATTTGGATACTATGCTTATCCAAATATCAATTTCCTAAACATATTTACCAGTGATCCTGCCTTGATCCTCAATACTACACTTAAAACTCTTTACTTGGAATCAGTGAGTATAAAAGGACCTCTGCTTCAGTGGGTTTTAACTAATTGTCTCAATCTTCAACGTCTGTCTGTTCATGGCTGCAGGGCCAGTCCAGATGACGCTGCCTCTTCCAAACACCACCAAAGACTCATGGTCTCGTCCCTTACAGTCAAACATGTGGAGTTTGTTTGCTGCTTAAAGTTACTCAACATTAAAACGCTTCATCTATCTGCTCCAAATCTTACTTCCATTGTAGTTAATGATAATGAAGTTGATGTGGAGTATCATAGTATTCCATCGCTTGTGGATGCTACTTTTGGAGGGTCATATTTTCCTCACTTGGATACCTTATGTAGCTTTTCTTCGCAGCTTGAAAAACTGTCCATTGAGTGGTGCAAGGTTAGTTCGCTGCATGCTGTAGTGTATGTGTTGCTAATTGGTTAG
- the LOC108214483 gene encoding pyruvate kinase isozyme G, chloroplastic — MGCGVDIHVISKIKSADSIPNLQSIIAASDGAMVARGDLGVELPGDEVPSLQYGKSFYNGNKYVRNHDCSSTPKRAEVLDIAIAVKEGSDAVILSGETAHGKALYHALPMDHITGSKLHNKLEGEIN, encoded by the exons atGGGTTGTGGTGTGGATATACatgttatttcaaaaattaaaagtgCAGATTCCATACCAAACTTGCAATCTATCATTGCAGCATCTGATGgg GCCATGGTTGCTAGAGGAGATCTTGGTGTCGAGCTTCCAGGTGACGAGGTTCCTTCATTGCAG TATGGGAAAAGCTTTTATAATGGCAACAAATATGTTAGAAATCATGATTGTTCATCAACACCTAAGCGAGCTGAGGTATTAGACATTGCAATAGCTGTTAAAGAGGGTTCTGATGCAGTTATTCTTTCTGGAGAAACCGCCCATGGGAAA GCACTTTATCATGCCCTCCCAATGGACCACATTACTGGTTCCAAGCTTCACAACAAGCTCGAAGGAGAAATCAACTAG
- the LOC108214949 gene encoding uncharacterized protein LOC108214949, which translates to MVREQNIETFYSKLRQSALSSASNTPLLIFPSTSDVDSLCALKIIGHVLESDSVRYACYPVSTFKEIHKYAGSSLSSVEEGEFVTILLINWGCHRDLRRVLDVGPMARVFVVDSHRPIHLHNLSDLNERVVVLYTRDDEHQADLAYDFDVSALANAGDLDSDDDIEEDEENSDDEDGSDGEEEEGGGNRKKRRVSDEGEKDPVKLYRKLKKEYYYMGTFHGKPSGCLMYELSHLSRKNTNELLWLACVALTDQFVHERLTNERYQAGVMELEQHINSSGNLDGVHTVTLKDGTKVSAPDASRIAYEDEPRLMLLQEWNLFDSMLCSSYMATKLKTWNDNGMKKLMLLLAQMGFSLEECKQKFQYMSIEIKRKMKGMFEHFLPEYGLTDFYYRGFLLLHGYSSKISAADVVYGVTALLESSVESDGSCASKQFGVAYDSLSLNKLDMLASGMQHAIKIQRAILRQGSTAITRKGSIRSGSKFRWVKLEDSSDAKLLGYPQALTKFGYFLMDALREKGATLKPLICVCYTHERTKVLMVGVCGKPRLGAIQGNAFGIAFRNAAEETGAEFFHELFESSWLVLDAVAVNSFMIRLTEKLW; encoded by the coding sequence ATGGTGAGAGAGCAAAATATCGAAACTTTCTACTCCAAATTGCGCCAGTCTGCATTATCTTCAGCTTCCAACACTCCTTTACTTATATTCCCTTCGACCTCTGATGTTGATTCGCTTTGTGCTTTAAAGATTATTGGCCATGTTCTTGAATCTGATTCGGTAAGGTATGCGTGTTATCCTGTTTCGACGTTTAAGGAGATCCATAAGTATGCAGGGTCTAGTTTGAGTAGTGTGGAAGAGGGTGAGTTTGTTACGATTTTGTTGATTAATTGGGGGTGTCATAGGGATTTGAGGAGGGTTCTTGATGTGGGTCCGATGGCACGGGTTTTTGTTGTGGATAGTCATAGGCCCATTCATTTGCATAATTTGAGTGATTTGAATGAGAGGGTTGTGGTGCTGTATACAAGGGATGATGAGCATCAGGCTGATTTGGCGTATGATTTTGATGTGTCGGCTTTGGCTAATGCGGGTGATTTGGATAGTGATGATGATATTGAGGAGGATGAGGAGAATAGTGATGATGAGGATGGGAGTGATGGGGAGGAGGAAGAGGGGGGTGGGAATAGGAAGAAGAGGAGGGTTTCGGATGAAGGGGAGAAAGATCCGGTTAAGCTTTATAGGAAGTTGAAGAAAGAGTATTATTATATGGGTACTTTTCATGGAAAGCCGTCTGGGTGTTTAATGTATGAATTGTCTCATCTTTCGAGAAAGAATACTAATGAGTTGCTGTGGTTGGCTTGTGTTGCTTTGACTGATCAGTTTGTTCATGAGAGGTTGACAAATGAAAGATACCAAGCTGGGGTCATGGAGCTTGAACAGCATATTAATAGTTCTGGGAATTTGGATGGTGTTCATACAGTGACTCTTAAGGATGGAACAAAGGTTTCTGCACCAGATGCTTCAAGAATTGCATATGAAGATGAGCCAAGGCTGATGTTGTTACAAGAATGGAATTTGTTTGATTCAATGCTGTGCTCTTCATACATGGCGACCAAATTGAAGACGTGGAATGACAATGGGATGAAAAAGCTTATGCTGCTTCTTGCTCAAATGGGATTTTCTCTTGAAGAGTGCAAACAGAAATTTCAGTACATGAGCATTGAGATCAAGCGTAAAATGAAGGGTATGTTTGAGCATTTTCTTCCTGAGTACGGCCTTACTGATTTTTACTATCGAGGTTTCTTGCTTTTACATGGGTATAGTTCAAAGATATCTGCAGCTGATGTTGTGTACGGAGTTACAGCCCTCTTAGAGTCTTCAGTAGAATCAGATGGCTCTTGTGCTTCCAAACAGTTCGGGGTGGCATATGATTCCTTGTCCTTAAACAAACTTGATATGCTGGCCAGTGGAATGCAACATGCTATCAAGATACAAAGGGCAATTCTTAGACAAGGAAGCACAGCTATTACTAGGAAGGGTTCAATCCGAAGTGGTAGTAAATTCAGGTGGGTAAAACTTGAAGATTCATCTGACGCAAAACTTTTGGGATATCCTCAGGCTTTGACAAAATTCGGGTACTTTCTAATGGATGCTTTGCGGGAGAAGGGAGCAACGTTGAAACCTCTGATATGTGTTTGCTATACTCATGAGAGAACTAAGGTACTGATGGTTGGAGTTTGTGGGAAGCCTCGACTTGGGGCAATCCAAGGGAATGCATTCGGGATTGCTTTCAGAAATGCTGCTGAGGAGACTGGAGCTGAGTTCTTTCATGAGCTATTTGAATCCTCGTGGCTGGTTTTGGATGCAGTTGCTGTAAATTCATTCATGATTAGGTTAACAGAGAAGCTTTGGTGA
- the LOC108193708 gene encoding RPM1-interacting protein 4, protein MAQRPVVPKFGNWESEDNVPYTVYFEKARKGKTGGKMINPNDPQENPEMFPDSAQEPPVRARSAPEELVGGKAAKPPTHERHSSRESADPRQYHDAPARNDNAGRRGSTGSAYQNRGGHGSGSGRPSRASTGSEHSVDRSPLHPQYQAKLAGKGSSSPAWEGKHSYDSSHGTPGRSRMKPVSRGDESPDKGAAVPRFGEWDENDPASADNYTHIFNKVREEKISGTPNNITADPSYATRRKQNDRDKSKRSCFPCFGN, encoded by the exons ATGGCT CAACGTCCGGTTGTACCAAAGTTTGGCAACTGGGAAAGCGAAGATAATGTTCCTTACACAGTATACTTTGAAAAGGCACGCAAGGGTAAAACTGGTGGGAAGATGATAAATCCAAACGACCCTCAGGAAAATCCAGAGATGTTTCCCGATTCTGCTCAAGAGCCACCGGTTAGAGCCAGAAGTGCACCAGAGGAATTAGTAGGAGGGAAGGCAGCTAAACCACCAACACATGAGAGGCACTCAAGCAGGGAAAGTGCTGATCCGAGGCAGTACCATGATGCTCCAGCGCGTAATGACAATGCGGGTCGTCGAGGTAGTACTGGCTCTGCGTATCAAAATCGAGGAGGCCATGGATCTGGTTCTGGTCGACCTTCAAGGGCAAGCACTGGATCTGAGCATAGCGTTGATCGATCACCGCTACATCCACAATACCAGGCAAAACTCGCTGGAAAAGGTAGCTCGTCTCCTGCTTGGGAAGGGAAACATTCTTATGATAGTAGCCATGGTACACCTGgacgatcaagaatgaagccAGTTTCTCGAGGAGATGAATCT CCGGATAAAGGTGCTGCAGTTCCTCGATTTGGTGAGTGGGATGAGAACGATCCTGCCTCAGCAGACAACTACACTCACATTTTCAACAAAGTGCGTGAGGAAAAAATATCTGGAACACCAAATAACATAACCGCAGACCCATCTTATGCCACCAGACGAAAGCAGAATGACCGCGACAAG TCCAAGCGCAGCTGTTTTCCATGCTTCGGAAACTAA
- the LOC108201095 gene encoding uncharacterized protein LOC108201095, with translation MYSDREAGAAKVSVKDRLNIDDPGGRRRVSGKRQRQDNDKWEHDLYDRNDPQVSSSRVGATDLRLKLQKRSIQNATQTGNGSVQGGIRDLREKLSGTVYSQPVEAARAKPRAVMEGTNSVRKSAVIEASVPEKKRVNSTASKKKAEQMLESVDSFLFSLGLEKYSKKFNAEEVDMTALLHMNDEDLKAMSIPMGPRKKILLALESKV, from the exons ATGTACTCCGATCGAGAAGCGGGCGCCGCCAAGGTTTCTGTTAAAGACCGCCTCAACATCGACGACCCCGGTGGCCGTCGCCGCGTCTCCGGGAAGAG GCAGAGACAGGACAACGATAAATGGGAACATGATCTCTATGATCGTAATGATCCCCAAGTTTCAA GTAGCAGAGTTGGTGCCACTGATCTTCGTTTGAAGCTTCAGAAGAGAAGTATCCAAAACGCAACTCAGACTGGAAATGGGTCTGTCCAAGGTGGTATAAGGGATCTGCGTGAAAAGCTCTCAGGTACAGTATACTCGCAACCAGTTGAAGCTGCTCGAGCAAAGCCAAGAGCAGTCATGGAGGGCACCAATTCTGTTAGGAAAAGTGCCGTAATTGAAGCCTCTGTTCCAGAGAAAAAAAGGGTTAACAGCACAGCATCAAAGAAAAAGGCTGAGCAAATG TTGGAATCAGTGGACAGCTTCCTGTTCTCCCTGGGTCTAGAGAAATATTCTAAAAAATTCAATGCAGAGGAA GTTGATATGACTGCCCTATTACACATGAATGACGAGGACCTCAAGGCTATGAGTATACCTATG GGCCCAAGAAAGAAGATACTTCTGGCATTGGAATCTAAAGTCTGA